Proteins from one Nilaparvata lugens isolate BPH chromosome 10, ASM1435652v1, whole genome shotgun sequence genomic window:
- the LOC120353200 gene encoding somatostatin receptor type 2-like: protein MELPFEEGFTLAMSPLNGSLDNETLLGNTTFCKTIDQTTLLLFTQVLYAIVCIVGLFGNSLVIYVVLRFSKMQTVTNMYIVNLAVADECFLIGIPFLIATMSLQLWPFGKIMCKFYMTTTSINQFTSSIFLTIMSADRYVAVCHPISAPKMRTPFISKGVITFNAYMCKCKPGYA from the exons ATGGAACTACCCTTCGAAGAAGGTTTCACCCTCGCGATGAGCCCGCTCAATGGAAGCCTAGACAACGAGACCCTCCTAGGCAACACAACCTTCTGCAAAACCATTGACCAGACCACTCTACTGCTCTTCACGCAAGTTCTCTACGCAATCGTGTGCATCGTCGGCCTTTTCGGAAACTCTCTAGTGATCTATGTTGTTCTACGGTTCTCCAAAATGCAGACTGTGACAAACATGTACATTGTAAACCTGGCTGTGGCTGACGAATGTTTCCTAATTGGTATTCCGTTTCTGATAGCGACAATGAGCCTGCAGCTGTGGCCGTTCGGGAAGATAATGTGCAAGTTTTATATGACGACGACAAGTATTAACCAGTTCACTAGTAGTATATTCTTGACGATCATGAGTGCCGACCGATATGTGGCTGTTTGTCATCCTATATCAGCTCCGAAGATGAGGACGCCGTTCATTTCTAAG GGTGTGATTACATTCAACGCGTACATGTGCAAGTGCAAGCCTGGTTATGCATGA